atacatatactacaaacaatatacaataaaattgagtttaaataaaaaataagtagttttgcttacttgaatagtagaatcctcaataaaatttgaatcagaatAAGGAtgttgatttgtgataaaattagGGGGTTGTGGTTGCTATTTGTTTGTTGCATAGTTGGGAggaggaaaagaagaaataggGGAGGGGAATTTGGAGGGTCGCTCGccaagttataaattaaatattatagacagATTTACCAATAAGTTAATTCCATTGGTAATTTTATCGGTAAAAATAACATCACTGtacattttggatttttttaatttcttattttttcactaTAATTCCCCCAGTATATATTGATGCGATGTTTATGTCGATGTTTATCGATAGATACAACGAAAGGAATATTATGTTAGTAAAGTTCACCACAATCCACTGACATAATTTTTGTTGGTGTttccatttatatttattaatttttttgttagtgtttCTAAGTTCTCAATATTGGTGATAGAGCCAAAGCTAACATTTGCTacgaaagtaaattttttattgtcaagCTATGTTATCCACCCATATGTGTCTGTTATGGGTGGTGGTggtaaaatgaaattgaatgatCAAATGTTGAGAAGAATTTTGAATCTAGACTTCAATTCATTTGTTATGCGAGGGTTTAATTCTTTAAATGAGTTAATGAAGACTCCAACTAGCAACTACTCATACTAACACTCTTATCATTTTATGTAGCATGTTAAAAACAACAATTCTAAGTTTCCTAAGAGCActtcttgtgtgtgtgtgtgtgtgtgtgtgtgtgtgtgtgtgtgtgtgtgtttagaGGAttagctaggttttttttttcactttaattgtttttgtactatatatattgtttttttctaacatattttCTAAGAGTACACATGTTAATTGATgcaaatataatgtttttttctaacatattttCTAAGAGTACACATGTTAATTGATGCAAATATAAtgttttagttataatcaacaatattgaattatagattaagagtgtgtttgagtTAGCTGTTGTGTTTATGTTCAGTGGTGGGGCCTACCACAAAAGTAAAAAGCAATAGCATAAGCATGAAAATAATGCTTTGATGCTTGCGTTTTGTTCTGTTGAGAGTTATACCCAACAACAAACATAAACACAACCGCTAACCTAAACGATCCTTAAGAGTTCAGTCAATTATGAAAACCAATACACTTAATTAAGTGAAACATTCCATTTATATCAATTAATGCATACTTTTGGCGTACATGTTagatactctctctctctctctatatatatatatatatatatatatctatatatatatatatatatagagagagagagagagagagagaaagtaaaaaagaaaatatataccaAAAGAAATTATCAACAAGTACGCGGTGTTATTACACTTAAGATCTGGTCACAAAATTCTAGCCGAtatacttgatttttaaaataaaatacaaaactatAGATAAATTTCTGATGTGAATGAAGAGGCAAGTCTAGAAATGACAGGATCCTTTATCAAACGCAAAGCATActtaattttgcaaaaatataaacattaaataacaagaagaattatatatatatatatatatatatatatatatatatatatatataatatgtgtgtgtgtgtgtaaaaataggatttaaaggAATCTTACTTAAATCTGTATAGAAAGCAATACAAGAGGTATAAGTTTTGTGGTTTGGATACAAAAATATGGATATTTTTACATGATATTAAATGACAATTGATAAGGTTACAAGGAAATACAAAACGAGAGTATTTCTTGCCTTCTGTAGATGAACTCGTCTATGTAATTCTGCCTTCAAAGCTTGGGAGGAGCCGatttgttgttactcatttttgggtcccaTGTGCTGGAGATAATGTGTACCTCTCTTGAACTGAATGCAGGAGTTTAGCTTATGGTTGCTAGAAGATTgacaaaaacagagaagaaagaaatggttTTCGAACCCTGTTTCAGttgttttctgctctctttatccttcccATTTGTTGCCGAAATCATCAGGATTCTTTAGGATTCTTCATGATGCTAAACTCGTCCTTTCTTTATCTAGTCTTTAAGTttggataaatccctcagaatttgcactaaaaaatgATTCTGCTGCTGTCACAATTCTGTTGTAATACCaattttgttccaacttaggcttTGATTCTGATTTGGTTTTGCGCAATATTTAACCATTCCAGCTATATTCTATCATTCATGACATGTTAAAGAATTGATCTGCACCTTTATTGGGTCATAGGGCCCACTATGTCAAAATCTCAGTCAGATTGGGATGCTCAACATTGCCAATTTTCAAATCATATCAGGAGATCCTTTTGACCAAGCAGATTGCGGCCAGactctttttttcaaaacaattttatctaactttaaatccttcatgaaagttgtagtcttgtatgtgtagatgaatttggttttttaatcgcttgatttcgatatcataagctcaagatattctcaTTTGAATGTTTAGTGTAAAAGCAGAGAATCTTGTCGGGAGAAGGATTCTGACCCGAGTTTGCAGGTCTAATTCGAGGGACTCGATTTAATGTTTTAAGGATTTATCggattaattaaagataaatttctaACTTCGAAAAGTGAATCGATTTTACtggaggaattaaaaaaaaacagggactGGATCGGAAAACGTCACAATAATGTCTGTTACTTGGCTACCGcgttggattttatttttgtttcttttcataaaatcagcGGCGCCGTTTATTTACCTTCATAtatcccattaaaaaaaaacaccaccgTTTGGAACTTGGCAGCATAAAACAGCCCCATAAGATTTAATTAGCATGATATTATTCATTGTCATTTTGAGAACAACCTCCTCCCCGTCTGcaactctttcctttttctcaaCACAACCATTCcagctgttttttttcttttgaatttctcCTTTGTTAATTGGCATGTGCAAGACAGCCCCCTCCTTTTGTCACGCCAGAATCGCAGCTACGAGAAAACGCCAGCAAAGGAAACCATTTTGCGCCTCCTCTGTGACAACTGCAAAATGACATGAAGAGAGGAACCTCACCATCATCTAATGGCTGGGATTTTATCCCTAACATAGATGGCTGGGATGATGTGTTAATGTGGATAGTAATTACTGAGATCAAAGAATCAATCAGAATAATTTGTTTTCCTAATTTGTTTGAGCTGATTGTAAGTAACCCGAAATGGTGTCCTAGATTAGTGTATTTTATTTCCTAAATGGAGTTGTGTATAGGCTATATATAAGCCTCATCTGCTGACctagaaagggaaaaaaaaagagaaagggaggAAGAGTAACGAGAGCGAGAGCCGACAACGACACAATCGAAAGCAAGAAAACACAGAGGCAAAAACATGAACTCAACCAACACAACACGCCTTTATCGCCATCGTCCTTATCGTCTCCAGAGAGAGCACCaacaaaaggagagaaaaaaaacagagaccaAAACCAGCGTGGCCATCATTTTCGTTGTCCCCAGAAACAGCGACCATCGACTGTGTGCAGAAGCTTCAGCACCATCGTCTTCGTCTGTCTTAGTTaccagagagggagagaaagaaaacacaGAAAATGGGACAGAAAAGAGGAGAACAAGGGGAACGAAATACAAAAGAAGAATGGACGAACGCAGACAGCCGAGGGAAAAAAACCGATCACTAGCAGACCAGGTAAgttgtttctcttctctcctgGTTTGGACCAGTGACCCGGCTAGGCCTGCTGGgttcagcccagccacatgggctgggctggacccagccccataaaaaaaataagtaagatCGTTTGTTTTCTCGTGTATTTATTTTGtggttggtatttttatacaaatctggtattaaaatacctgatttttctatgaaatgttgcaaatatatatattttcttgtgtgttgcatacggccaataccataacatattttgaacattcctttttctaaaaaaataaatatttgagatttcaaaaaaaatatgttttaacatGGATTTCttgaacacaaaaaattattttcctgcattttggattttacaacaggtttgtaaattccaaagggtgttggccattattctaaaaatataaaaatcttttttttttttgggaattcaTCCTTATTAACcattaatatttgaataaagaaatctcaaaggggttaatatccaaaatattattgaaaataatttgctattattcactgttaatatttggataaagaaacccaagtggttaatatccaaaatactttctaggaataataagtgatgattatttatttaatcacacatcattgaaagaagccttgattataattggggacattttaatttttgactccaCGGTTTACAAGTCGTGAAAGTATGAAACACTAAGgtaaaaataggcttttaaagcactctgaattttcttagatttctgaatttttgtttctcttccttAAGATTTACGAGTCGTGAACACTTGAAATACTAGGGGGAAAATGAGAGCACATTAaatctccttagatttctatcttAGCTATCTCTTAATTAATAGGttataaatttagtttaaatcgaatacagatttcaagagatctgcatcAGTTCTTCTTGGCACTCTatagacatatctaaaggtatgatTCATATTGGtcaagggttttttcttttagactttgaacccaagtccattcatcatagcaaactCATCCTAGAAAAACTGATTAGAGAACACCAACACCACaacaattataaggcaaaccaaacaccaagcaacttaccttaggtagggcatgctaggggtgctaaaaccttccctttacgcaaccagtcccttgccttagaatctttgaaagactagttagggttcttagtgaccaTAACACTAGGTAGCGACTCCCTTATTCATAAAACAAAGACCCCGACATCAATTCCCCGCTTCGGGGAGGGTCACCGCAACGTCGAGCTCTCATGAGGGTGCGACACTCTTCATATAGAGGAGTTTGAGATtggctttttaaaaatttcataaagtAAATGATTTGCTTTTTGAAAAGTTGGAAAAGTTGTTTGTCATCCTTTGCAAGTGGAGGGTCAACTTTTTGAAAAGTTGAATTAGAATCTAGCTGGTTTAACCACTTGTGCCAACAGGAGGAGATGAGCCAACAAGTTTTGAGAATGGGCCAGAATATTTCTAGGCctaggaaaatactttttttttttacaataagtGCAAAAGATTTTTGTATAGGAGGAAGAATTCCATAACAATCATCTTCATTGTCACCAACTAGGCCAACATTGAAACCTGAAGATAAAGATGAAGAGGATTTTTATGCTTTGTAAGagttgtttcatgattttaaaatacccttcttcaattgttttttaggCAAGAAGAGTAGAAACATGAGATCTTTAGGCTATAAATTTGGATTGAGGATTTGAGTCTATAATTTAGGCATTCTGGTGTTGCTGACGCCATTCCATTACAACAGGTTTTGAACTTTTGCTTCCTGCTGCAAAGGAGTCCTACCATTTTACTTTGTATCTTCTATAAGGATGGGATATCCATGTTGGGTATTATAGTCAAAATACCAAGAACAAACCCAAGGGACAAAGAATTTGGAACAAAACATGAGAATTGGTGggattttcttctcattttctgaaggtttaaaattttgtttgaagtAAATGTAACCATTTTCAACTAAAGGATGAGGTTTTAGTACTTCATAAATACAACCAAAGTATTCCTACCATTGAAGGAACCAGTTTGGTAGGTTTGAAGTCATgatgaaattattgaaatagAATAACCAGGAGTGGCtacctttattattttgaaggaaaaaagacATTAAACCATGCTTGTTGATAATCCAAGTATGAATAAGAATGGTCAATGGAATCACCAAGTTTGACATGATAGCTGATCAAAAATTGGATTGTTTGGTGAAAGGGGttgttttcaataaaaaggATGAAGGATATTAGATAATGCATGTGGAGTAGGCATATTGAGAATGATTTTGTTGTAGTTTGAAATGTTTGAATTTGACAGATCCTATTATTTCAAGTATTGTCATGTAATAAGATTAGAATTTAGATAAGTCGCAGGATTTGGAATACCAATTTAGAGGGAAGATTTTTGCGGTTACAATAGAAAGATCAGGATGgaaaaatccattttttatagttaaaacattttgataatttagtttttcaatataatcagatttttcttttgaaacttTTTGAGGTAGTTCAAatggaaaatttgaattaaaatgaagCGGGGATTTTTTAGAGGAATAACCtgctttgattttgaaaattggTCTAGAGGATTTACATAGATGGAAAGATTTCTCTTCCTATGAGGATTTCTTGTTAATAGCTTGTAAAGCCAGAAGTAATTCTAGTGAATTAGATAGGGATTCTACCCAATTTTATACTTGTGAAGAgcattgttcttcttcttttttgataaCTGCTTCATATcatgatttgattgattttgcaaAATTGCTTATGTAAGTAGTTTTGTaaggttttgatattttttagattttggagACTTAGATTTTGTTTATGGGTCTTTGCCTTTGTCTTTGGATTTAGATTTGGGAGGCATCAAGACCTATTTTGGAGGAATTCTTTGGTTAGGAAATCAGGAATagaatttgtttcttcttttatatattctaGGAAATCAGGAATAGAATTTGtatcttcttttatatattctatattaccaaattaaaaaaataacaataaaaagaatgaggatcacaatttatgggaaaaaaaataaaggagtatgaaatcattaaaaaactttatttttaaaaattatctataataaaacaaatatcaataaaaaaaatgaagaccaaatctaacaaataaaaaagttgaaggacaataaaattgaaaaaaaatctaattttacaaattattcaaataaaaaatagtaatcaaaataacatgatCAAATTTGAAGGATAAACAAATGGAGTGACTGCTTTGAAAATTCAGAGGGTTATATACTGAAATCAATGAggagagtgaaaaaaaaagatcatcagTTACAAACTAGAGTTTAGTAAGCCACACGCGTCATCTAGGAATGGAAGGGCcgacaaaataatttaaacgcAATCTCATAAGCCATTGTTTGGTCATCGAACGCCTCATCTAATGTCGCTCAAATGGCAAGTTCATAACTCATGTTTTGACTGTCAACCACTTTTGttttaaacaataattatatttattaaattactaaGTTACcccttaataaatttaattataacaaaaaaaactaagaagaaaatacgATAAAATCTCGGGGCACAAGTTAaagaaattttacttttaaaaataattaattcatttgactatgttttaaaaagtgaaaatgtaaaaaaaaaaaaaccctaatgttagtttttttttcttttaaagataatataatcattttattattaaaaatgataaactgattttttcccttatcaatctaataaagaataataaaccctataaaaaagcactatattatctttaataactaatttattgatttaaaaaaaacaaaataattattatattattttaatccatATTGAAATATGTTTTAGTCTATCCTAATAGACTCGGGcctattagtttttctttttaattttaatgttcaaAAATTTGATCAAAGAACTGAAAATACAAAAGGAAACAATACGAAACAAATGctaaattttaataaagtaaaaatagaaagagagagaaaagagacgaaaataaaagggaaagcAGTCGCTGTTACTTACCTCCGTCATGTCATGTAATTCTCTCGTGAGAGAAGTATAAACAAAAACGAAACAGAACAGCGGAAAGACTATTAGTTTAGATTAAAGAAAAGCTggaaatattttagaaaaacttaataacagataaagaaaaggagagagtaGAGACGAGTGatcaaaaatcaaaccaaagaGAGAAGGAATGGGTCAAGCCTTTCGCAAGCTTTTCGACACCTTCTTTGGCAACACCGAGATGCGGGTACTCTCTCTATCTCTGTCATTTACCGGTTACCTCTGTCATGTCATATCTTAAAAgactaattattctttttaatcatGATTTAGGGTTCTTTCTTGTGATTAgcgtattttatttttatacccttttcaattaattgttgTAAAAAAATCGCATCAGgtattaaatttatatgatcTGATTCTGTTTAAATTGGAAACTGACATTGATGATATGGTTTCAAgagattttgatttgattcttgAAACTCTCCAATCCAATCGAATCCGGACCTGGTTACTGTTTACTTTTATCCTTGAAACAACATTTAAGCTGTAGATAGATGTTTTTGTTGAAGTGAAGTAATAGAATTAGTGGCTGTGTGTTTATCGTATGTGATGTGATTGTGCAGTGCAGTGCCGAGTCCACATGTTTTATGATCTCATCCTTTTTCCTTATTTAGGTTGTGATGCTGGGACTTGATGCAGCTGGTAAAACTACCATACTTTACAAGTTGCACATTGGAGAAGTATTATCTACTGTCCCTACCATTGGTTGGTATTTTTCCTTATGATTGCTTACTTCATTTCTTTCCATCAAGTGTTTCGCTATATTTGAACAACCTTTTTAAACTTTTGGTGTTGCTACTTTatgttctctcttcttttttggtcacatattttcttcttcttcttcttcttttcttattctctGTGATAtcatatgaaattttttgtttattaatccTATTTTTCGTTTATCAAtttgttatctttgtttttaaacCATCAGTGCCCACAGTTATGATATGGTGGATGTAGCTTGCTCTTAATATAGACCTACTATTGATATTATAAGATACTGATTCTTCCCATCACCCATAGGGTTCAATGTGGAGAAAGTTCAGTACAAGAATGTGGTATTCACCGTTTGGGATGTTGGTGGACAAGAGAAATTAAGGCCGCTCTGGAGGCATTACTTCAATAACACTGATGGACTGGTAATGTTTATTGTCTGCATGTCTTATTTTGCCAAGCTATGCTTCTTGcaattctttgtttctttttaaagctCAGTTCTCTCTTTGCATCGATCCTCATACTTCTACAGTGAATCTGTGCAAGTTATCAGATTTGTCTTGAAGCTGAAGGGTTTGTAATAGTACAGTAATCTGTACCTTGTTTTCAGGTTTGATGGAGTAGTTAATATATTTCCCCATGCAGATATATGTTGTTGATTCATTGGACCGAGAGAGAATCGGAAAAGCAAAGGCAGAATTTCAGGTTGTATATTCAGAAAGGTATGTGGATTTTACCATGCTAATGCTAGAAAGAGTTCTAAGTTGACCATCATCTTCTCTTTCAGACCATCATCAAAGATCCATTTATGCTCAACAGTGTCATCTTGGTGTTTGCCAACAAACAGGACATGGTAAGCTCTATTAATGGTTTTGGATATGCTTTCCCTCACATATAAAACTCATTAAACGAGGACTTCTTGAGTGATTCTGATGAGCTGCATGTGTATTACGAtattaataaacaaacaaatagaaatGTCCAAGTCAATGTCCTGCACTGATACAAACTGTCTGACCATCGCAATCTTGCAAATTGAACAATAGCATAGAGACAATTAATTCTATTCTTCTGATGTAGATGGAGAGCACAGAGGATATAAAAGTCCAGTACAagtttgtaattataattcgaAAGACAACTGCATATAGACACACACTCATGTTACCTGCTGCAATGATTAATTACCAAGTCTATCCATTTCTGTGCTGTCTTTTTGCTGTGTCTGCGTTCTGGAGCCTGTGGTGCAAGTTATTTTTCCTGCAATTCTCTATGTTTGCATTGACTGAAACCATGCATTACAATTTGATATTCTATGTTGTAcgtgaattgttactgtccctACTTTATTTGTAGTGCAGGTGATCAATTATTTAGTTTCATAGAGGAAAGTGCCATTTCATTTCCCGCTATGTGTATTACCCACATCAGTAATTTATTGGATAAGCTATAATCTAGGCAAATTTGCCtacatttgttttcttattgctaaaaaaataaaataaaaataagagccATTACctgattatttttagattaaaggAAGTTATATTAGCT
This window of the Populus trichocarpa isolate Nisqually-1 chromosome 13, P.trichocarpa_v4.1, whole genome shotgun sequence genome carries:
- the LOC7494400 gene encoding uncharacterized protein LOC7494400 gives rise to the protein MGQAFRKLFDTFFGNTEMRVVMLGLDAAGKTTILYKLHIGEVLSTVPTIGFNVEKVQYKNVVFTVWDVGGQEKLRPLWRHYFNNTDGLIYVVDSLDRERIGKAKAEFQTIIKDPFMLNSVILVFANKQDMKGAMTPMEVCEGLGLFELKNRKWHIQGTCALRGDGLYEGLDWLSGTLKEMRAAGYSSVGTSSF